The region ATCCATTGGAGGGCAAGTCTGGTGCCAGCAGCCGCGGTAATTCCAGCTCCAATAGCGTATATTTAAGTTGTTGCAGTTAAAAAGCTCGTAGTTGGACTTTGGGATGGGCCGGCCGGTCCGCCTCCAGGGTGTGCACCGGTCGTCTCGTCCCTTCTGCCGGCGATGCGCTCCTGGCCTTAATTGGCCGGGTCGTGCCTCCGGCGCTGttactttgaagaaattagagtgctcaaagcaagcctacgctctgtatacattagcatgggataacattataggatttcggtcctattacgttggccttcgggatcggagtaatgattaacagggacagtcgggggcattcgtatttcatagtcagaggtgaaattcttggatttatgaaagacgaacaactgcgaaagcatttgccaaggatgttttcattaatcaagaacGAAAGTTGGGGGCTCGAAGACGATCAGATACCGTCCTAGTCTCAACCATAAACGATGCCGACCAGGGATCGGCGGATGTTGCTTTAAGGACTCCGTCGGCACCTTATGAGAAATCAAAGTCTTTGGGTTCCGGGGGGAGTATGGTCGCAAGGCTGAAACTTAAAGGAATTGACGGAAGGGCACCACCAGGAGTGGAGCCTGCGGCTTAATTTGACTCAACACGGGGAAACTTACCAGGTCCAGACATAGTAAGGATTGACAGACTGAGAGCTCTTTCGAGATTCTATGGGTGGTGGTACATGGCCGTTCTTAGTTGGTGGAGCGATTTGTCTGGTTAATTCCGTTAACGAACGAGACCTCAGCCTGCTAACTAGCTATGCGGAGGTATCCCTCCGCGGCCAGCTTCTTAGAGGGACTACGGCCTTTCAAGCCGCGGAAGTTTGAGGCAATAACAGGTCTGTGATGCCCTTAGATGTTCTGGGCCGCACGCGCGCTACACTGATGTATTCAACGAGCATATAGCCTTGGCCGACAGGCCCGGgtaatctttgaaatttcatcgTGATGGGGATAGATCATTGCAATTGTTGGTCTTCAACGAGGAATTCCTAGTAAGCGCGAGTCATCAGCTCGCGTTGACTACGTCCCTGCCCTTTGTACACACCGCCCGTCGCTCCTACCGATTGAATGATCCGGTGAAGTGTTCGGATCGCGGCGACGTGGGCGGTTCGCTGCCCGCGACGTCGCGAGAAGTCCACTGAACCTTATCATTTAGAGGAAGGAGAAGTCGTAACAAGGTTTCCGTAGGTGAACCTGCGGAAGGATCATTGTCGAAACCTGCACAGCAGAACGACCAGAGAACGCGTTTGTTATTCAATCTCCTCGTCCGGGCCCATGCCTCGGGCGACTAACGAACCCCCGGCGCGGAACGCGCCAAGGAATATCGTACTGAGATGGCCAGCCGCCCGTGCCCCGTCTTTGCGGATCGCTCGGGAGGCGTCGGCgtcttactcaataaaatacGACTCTCGGCAACGGATATCTCGGCTCTCGCATCGATGAAGAACGTAGCGAAATGCGATACTTGGTGTGAATTGCAGAATCCCGTGAACCATCGAGTCTTTGAACGCAAGTTGCGCCCGAAGCCGTCAGGCCGAGGGCACGTCTGCCTGGGCGTCACGCATCGCGTCGCCCCCCGCTCGATCCTCGGTCGAGCGCGGGGTGCGGATGTTGGCCTCCCGTGCCCCAACTCGTGGCGCGGCCGGCCTAAATGCGAGTCCTTGGCGACGGACGTCACGGCGAGTGGTGGTCGTACCTAGCGTGCATATCTTCGAGCCGTGCCCCGTCGTCCTCGGGCGAACGACCCCGAACGAGCCCCCCCTCAGTGCGGCTCTCCGAACGCGACCCCAGGTCAGGCGGGATTACCCGCTGAGTTTAAGCATATCAATAAGCGGAGGAAAAGAAACTTACAAGGATTCCCCTAGTAACGGCGAGCGAACCGGGAACAGCCCAGCCTTAGAATCGGACGGCACCGCCGTTCGAATTGTAGTCTGGAGAAGCGTCCTCAGCGGCGGACCGGGCCCAAGTCCCCTGGAAAGGGGCGCCGGAGAGGGTGAGAGCCCCGTTGTGCCCGGACCCTGTCGCACCACGAGGCGCTGTCTACGAGTCGGGTTGTTTGGGAATGCAGCCCCAATCGGGCGGTGAATTCCGTCCAAGGCTAAATACGGGCGAGAGACCGATAGCGAACAAGTACCGCGAGGGAAAGATGAAAAGgactttgaaaagagagtcaaagagtgcttgaaattgtcgggagggaagcggatggagaccggcgatgcgccccggtcggatgtggaacggcgacgagccggtccgccgatcgactcggggcgtggaccagcgaggattcggggggcggccaaagcccgggccttcgatacgcccgcggaacgtcgtctcccggatcgtggcaagcagcgcgcgcccccggcgtgcctcggcacctgcgcgctccggtcgctggcctgtgggctctccattcgacccgtcttgaaacacggaccaaggagtctgacatgtgtgcgagtcaacgggcgagtaaacccgtaaggcgcaaggaagctgattggtgggatcccttttagggggtgcaccgccgaccgaccttgatcttctgagaagggttcgagtgcgagcatacctgtcgggacccgaaagatggtgaactatgcctgagcggggcgaagccagaggaaactctggtggaggcccgcagcgatactgacgtgcaaatcgttcgtctgacttgggtataggggcgaaagactaatcgaaccgtctagtagctggttccctccgaagtttccctcaggatagctggagctggcgcgagagttctatcgggtaaagccaatgattagaggcatcgggggcgtaacgccctcgacctattctcaaactttaaataggtAGGACGGCGCGGCTGCTTCGTTGAGCCGCGCCTCGGAATCAACAGCTCCAAGTGGGCCATTTTTGGTAAGCAGAACTGGCGATGCGGGATGAACCGGAAGCCGGGTTACGGTGCCCAACTGCGCGCTAACCTAGATCCCACAAAGGGTGTTGGTCGATTAAGACAGCAGGACGGTGGTCATGGAAGTCGAAATCCGCTAAGGAGTGTGTAACAACTCACCTGCCGAATCAACTAGCCCCGAAAATGGATGGCACTTAAGCGCGCGACCTATACCCGGCCGTCGGGGCAAGAGCTAGGCCCCGATGAGTAGGAGGGCGCGGCGGTCGCTGCAAAACCTTGGGCGCGAGCCCNNNNNNNNNNNNNNNNNNNNNNNNNNNNNNNNNNNNNNNNNNNNNNNNNNNNNNNNNNNNNNNNNNNNNNNNNNNNNNNNNNNNNNNNNNNNNNNNNNNNNNNNNNNNNNNNNNNNNNNNNNNNNNNNNNNNNNNNNNNNNNNNNNNNNNNNNNNNNNNNNNNNNNNNNNNNNNNNNNNNNNNNNNNNNNNNNNNNNNNNNNNNNNNNNNNNNNNNNNNNNNNNNNNNNNNNNNNNNNNNNNNNNNNNNNNNNNNNNNNNNNNNNNNNNNNNNNNNNNNNNNNNNNNNNNNNNNNNNNNNNNNNNNNNNNNNNNNNNNNNNNNNNNNNNNNNNNNNNNNNNNNNNNNNNNNNNNNNNNNNNNNNNNNNNNNNNNNNNNNNNNNNNNNNNNNNNNNNNNNNNNNNNNNNNNNNNNNNNNNNNNNNNNNNNNNNNNNNNNNNNNNNNNNNNNNNNNNNNNNNNNNNNNNNNNNNNNNNNNNNNNNNNNNNNNNNNNNNNNNNNNNNNNNNNNNNNNNNNNNNNNNNNNNNNNNNNNNNNNNNNNNNNNNNNNNNNNNNNNNNNNNNNNNNNNNNNNNNNNNNNNNNNNNNNNNNNNNNNNNNNNNNNNNNNNNNNNNNNNNNNNNNNNNNNNNNNNNNNNNNNNNNNNNNNNNNNNNNNNNNNNNNNNNNNNNNNNNNNNNNNNNNNNNNNNNNNNNNNNNNNNNNNNNNNNNNNNNNNNNNNNNNNNNNNNNNNNNNNNNNNNNNNNNNNNNNNNNNNNNNNNNNNNNNNNNNNNNNNNNNNNNNNNNNNNNNNNNNNNNNNNNNNNNNNNNNNNNNNNNNNNNNNNNNNNNNNNNNNNNNNNNNNNNNNNNNNNNNNNNNNNNNNNNNNNNNNNNNNNNNNNNNNNNNNNNNNNNNNNNNNNNNNNNNNNNNNNNNNNNNNNNNNNNNNNNNNNNNNNNNNNNNNNNNNNNNNNNNNNNNNNNNNNNNNNNNNNNNNNNNNNNNNNNNNNNNNNNNNNNNGCCAACAGTTTCAGACAAGGATTGCACTGTGATCTCCAATACTTGCCCTTTGAGATTTCCTTCATCAACATTTGGCACAGCAATGCTGATACAGGCAGGTCCCTGtaacaaagaaaaaatgcaACATAATTgcaaataaattagtaattgtgcaGCATGAAAAAGAGATCAATAAATACAATGAGAACAAATTGtaggaaggacatcaacaaaaAGATTTCCCATACTGAATGCTTAGCCAGGAACTGGTCTTCAGGAATGAGAACAGACTCATCAAGCTTTTGCCTTTTAGGCTCTGGTTCCTCTGGAAGTGGTGGAGCTTCCTCaggtggaggtggtggaggCATTCCATGGGGCATTGGAGGTGGTGGGACAATAGTCATCCCAGGCTGGGACATGGGATGGGGAACAAAGGCTCGAGGAGCACCCAGAGGTGTAAACTGAGACCCAGGTGGTGGTGGTAAAGAAATGTTAGGAGCATTCATGGACATTGACGGGTGCATTGCAGGACGATTTACCATAAGATGTTGCCCAGGCATAGGTGGGATGTTAGGAGGTGGAGGTTGCACATGAGGCACCGTGTTAACCATAGGAGGCCTGGGAAGAGGTGGAGGCATAACGCCAGGATTACCAGGGGTTGGATAAGGGAAACTATTAGGAGGACGAGGAATATTTAGTGCCAAACCAGGTGGTGGAGGAAGTGGTCGAACTGATGGCACACCAGGCCTGGGAGGGAGTGGAGCTTGAGGGCCAGGAAGGTTCCTTGCATCATTTGCAAAATCATACTGATCTTCTGCATTGTTTTGGGACATTGCCTGGCTAGCAGTGCGACCAATGCTACCTGTGTGGCCATCCCATATGACTTGTTTGGgctcttcttttttcttctcaatCTCAGCCTTGACTGCATTTGAAACTTCTTCTTCTGTGGTACCAAAAATATCAGGACGTGTCCTAGCAAGCCCAACAATGTTTCTAGAAATTTCATCATCCTGAGCAAGGGTTGTCTCCTTAATCTTTGCAAACATTCTCTCTTTCTGCTCCTTGTACTTGGGATCAATAAGAGAGATCCTCATATGTTCGGACATCTCAATAATCGGAATCAGCTCACCAGTTATAGGAGAGACAACATACTTTGTTGGGTCTCTTTCTGCAGGGATCCTTTCTTCAGGCCTTTTCCAATTCTTAACAATTCTCATTGGTGGCTCCTGGTCCTCTGTAATTGCCTTAACTTCAGAATTCTGAACAGCGTTCTCCTCAAGGGTAGCAGCTCTCATACCTTCTTCAACAAGCTGCACCTCTTCTTCATCCATCTCCATTTCTACCTCCTTCCCTGGC is a window of Ipomoea triloba cultivar NCNSP0323 chromosome 16, ASM357664v1 DNA encoding:
- the LOC116007950 gene encoding probable splicing factor 3A subunit 1 — its product is MSGVEEEEFVEPGKEVEMEMDEEEVQLVEEGMRAATLEENAVQNSEVKAITEDQEPPMRIVKNWKRPEERIPAERDPTKYVVSPITGELIPIIEMSEHMRISLIDPKYKEQKERMFAKIKETTLAQDDEISRNIVGLARTRPDIFGTTEEEVSNAVKAEIEKKKEEPKQVIWDGHTGSIGRTASQAMSQNNAEDQYDFANDARNLPGPQAPLPPRPGVPSVRPLPPPPGLALNIPRPPNSFPYPTPGNPGVMPPPLPRPPMVNTVPHVQPPPPNIPPMPGQHLMVNRPAMHPSMSMNAPNISLPPPPGSQFTPLGAPRAFVPHPMSQPGMTIVPPPPMPHGMPPPPPPEEAPPLPEEPEPKRQKLDESVLIPEDQFLAKHSGPACISIAVPNVDEGNLKGQVLEITVQSLSETVSAQLGTVTRLPVHPASPVLLTKNGPLGAVDSEARLNEAAAPSYLFKV